In Bradysia coprophila strain Holo2 unplaced genomic scaffold, BU_Bcop_v1 contig_350, whole genome shotgun sequence, a genomic segment contains:
- the LOC119080031 gene encoding synaptic vesicle glycoprotein 2B-like isoform X4 codes for MVQVKDSANVSLEDALEKTGFGKFNWILIILSGAILAAVFLETVGINVILPVAQCDLQMTNQHKGLLGAIGFIGVIVSSHLWGFLADTRGRKKIIVTSLFIAFFITIGSTLTKSYWLMVVLRFWNGFFVSGPSATTFAYLGEFHCLKYRSKVMMLGSFTFGFFCYYNPIFASIIINQDWTFYIEPIDLVFKPWRLFMIVCAIPSVLCGCVMLFMPESPKFTFSQGNEQETLKILQNVYSCNTGKPAESFDVSSLAKDGEFKDQKVKQTNLFNFMWTQTVPLFKHPHLRNTLTVCFIQFCIFNSSNGFWTFFPEITNRIAIWENDASHVSSTVCQILNDTKIITNENAELCVTKLDNTAYQNIFILNSIYCFGWLFLSVIINRTGKLIIITTLLFTCGISGFSLIFVNQPMVSSYLYIVLLAVGLALTVLNASTVELFPTKLRAMALCLSLMSGRIGSVVGSNIIGTLLDNYCAYTFVMPTILLISSGCLAFTIPNISKRNVK; via the exons ATGGTGCAAGTTAAAGATTCAGCCAATGTATCATTGGAAGACGCATTGGAAAAAACTGGATTCGGTAAATTCAATTGGATCTTGATTATTCTGTCGGGTGCGATACTAGCCGctgtttttctggaaactGTTGGCATCAACGTTATTCTACCGGTTGCACAATGCGATTTACAAATGACCAATCAACACAAGGGCTTACTGGGTGCGATTGGATTCATTGGTGTTATTGTGTCATCGCATCTTTGGGGATTTCTTGCCGATACTCGTggaaggaagaaaattatcgTTACATCTCTATTTATCGCTTTCTTTATAACTATCGGATCAACATTGACTAAATCCTATTGGCTTATGGTTGTGTTAAGATTTTGGAATGGATTTTT TGTGTCAGGACCTTCCGCAACAACATTTGCGTACTTGGGAGAATTTCACTGTCTCAAATATAGATCCAAAGTTATGATGTTAG GCTCATTTACGTTTGGCTTTTTCTGCTattacaatccaatttttGCGTCGATTATTATAAATCAGGACTGGACATTTTATATTGAACCAATCGACTTAGTTTTCAAGCCGTGGAGGCTATTTATGATTGTCTGTGCCATTCCAAGTGTCTTATGCGGATGTGTTATGTTATTTATGCCAGAATCACCAAAATTTACATTCTCCCAGGGCAATGAACAAGAAACGCTAAAAATTTTGCAGAACGTCTACTCCTGCAACACAGGAAAGCCTGCTGAATCTTTTGATGTATCATCGCTGGCGAAGGACGGAGAGTTTAAAGATCAGAAAGTGAagcaaacaaatttgtttaattttatgtggacACAGACGGTTCCACTGTTCAAACATCCCCATCTGAGAAACACATTGACCGTATGTTTCATACAATTCTGTATCTTCAACTCAAGCAACGGATTCTGGACGTTTTTCCCAGAAATTACAAACAGAATCGCTATTTGGGAGAATGATGCATCACATGTGTCTTCTACTGTATGTCAAATATTGAATGATACGAAAATTATTACAAACGAAAATGCCGAGTTGTGCGTAACTAAACTGGACAACACTGcctatcaaaatattttcattttaaattcgaTCTATTGTTTCGGTTGGTTGTTCTTGTCGGTGATTATTAATCGAACTGGAAAGCTCATCATTATAACGACACTGCTATTCACGTGCGGAATTAGTGGATTTTCATTAATCTTTGTAAATCAGCCTATGGTTTCGAGTTACTTATATATCGTTCTATTGGCCGTTGGCTTGGCGCTCACTGTATTGAACGCATCGACGGTGGAACTGTTTCCAACGAAATTAAG AGCCATGGCCTTGTGCTTGTCTTTAATGTCTGGTCGAATCGGAAGTGTTGTTGGATCGAACATAATCGGAACATTGCTGGATAACTATTGCGCCTACACATTTGTGATGCCCACAATTCTGTTGATATCTAGCGGCTGCCTTGCATTTACAATTCccaatatttcgaaaagaaatgTGAAATAA
- the LOC119080031 gene encoding synaptic vesicle glycoprotein 2B-like isoform X1, protein MVQAKSSSNVSLEDALERTGFGKFNWILIILSGAILSAVFLETVTINLILPVAQCDLQMTNQHKGLLSAIGFIGIIVSSHLWGFLADTRGRKKIIVTSLFIAFFTTIMSTFTQSYWLLVVLRFLNGFFVSGPSATTYAYLGEFHCLRDRSKVLMLGSFTFGFFCYYNPIFASIIINQDWTFYIEPIDLVFKPWRLFMIVCAIPSVLCGCVMLFMPESPKFTFSQGNEQETLKILQNVYSCNTGKPAESFDVSSLAKDGEFKDQKVKQTNLFNFMWTQTVPLFKHPHLRNTLTVCFIQFCIFNSSNGFWTFFPEITNRIAIWENDASHVSSTVCQILNDTKIITNENAELCVTKLDNTAYQNIFILNSIYCFGWLFLSVIINRTGKLIIITTLLFTCGISGFSLIFVNQPMVSSYLYIVLLAVGLALTVLNASTVELFPTKLRAMALCLSLMSGRIGSVVGSNIIGTLLDNYCAYTFVMPTILLISSGCLAFTIPNISKRNVK, encoded by the exons ATGGTGCAAGCAAAAAGTTCATCCAATGTATCATTGGAAGATGCATTGGAAAGAACTGGATTCGGTAAATTCAATTGGATCCTGATTATTTTATCGGGTGCGATACTGTCCGCTGTTTTTCTGGAAACAGTTACCATCAACCTAATTTTACCGGTTGCACAATGCGATTTACAAATGACCAATCAACACAAGGGCTTACTGAGTGCAATTGGATTCATTGGTATTATTGTGTCGTCACATCTTTGGGGATTTCTTGCCGATACTCGtggaagaaagaaaattatcgtTACGTCTCTATTTATCGCCTTCTTTACAACCATCATGTCAACATTCACCCAATCGTATTGGTTGTTGGTTGTGCTGAGATTTCtgaatggtttttt TGTTTCAGGGCCTTCCGCAACAACATATGCGTACCTGGGAGAATTTCACTGTCTCAGAGATAGATCGAAAGTTTTGATGTTAG GCTCATTTACGTTTGGCTTTTTCTGCTattacaatccaatttttGCGTCGATTATTATAAATCAGGACTGGACATTTTATATTGAACCAATCGACTTAGTTTTCAAGCCGTGGAGGCTATTTATGATTGTCTGTGCCATTCCAAGTGTCTTATGCGGATGTGTTATGTTATTTATGCCAGAATCACCAAAATTTACATTCTCCCAGGGCAATGAACAAGAAACGCTAAAAATTTTGCAGAACGTCTACTCCTGCAACACAGGAAAGCCTGCTGAATCTTTTGATGTATCATCGCTGGCGAAGGACGGAGAGTTTAAAGATCAGAAAGTGAagcaaacaaatttgtttaattttatgtggacACAGACGGTTCCACTGTTCAAACATCCCCATCTGAGAAACACATTGACCGTATGTTTCATACAATTCTGTATCTTCAACTCAAGCAACGGATTCTGGACGTTTTTCCCAGAAATTACAAACAGAATCGCTATTTGGGAGAATGATGCATCACATGTGTCTTCTACTGTATGTCAAATATTGAATGATACGAAAATTATTACAAACGAAAATGCCGAGTTGTGCGTAACTAAACTGGACAACACTGcctatcaaaatattttcattttaaattcgaTCTATTGTTTCGGTTGGTTGTTCTTGTCGGTGATTATTAATCGAACTGGAAAGCTCATCATTATAACGACACTGCTATTCACGTGCGGAATTAGTGGATTTTCATTAATCTTTGTAAATCAGCCTATGGTTTCGAGTTACTTATATATCGTTCTATTGGCCGTTGGCTTGGCGCTCACTGTATTGAACGCATCGACGGTGGAACTGTTTCCAACGAAATTAAG AGCCATGGCCTTGTGCTTGTCTTTAATGTCTGGTCGAATCGGAAGTGTTGTTGGATCGAACATAATCGGAACATTGCTGGATAACTATTGCGCCTACACATTTGTGATGCCCACAATTCTGTTGATATCTAGCGGCTGCCTTGCATTTACAATTCccaatatttcgaaaagaaatgTGAAATAA
- the LOC119079995 gene encoding aminopeptidase N-like, whose product MVLLKLFFGILSVSLTFATTNHDVISRGEKPELRHDNFETFRLPNDTRALTYDVSIRTWIDEGNLTFIGTVRIGIVAEQSTNTITLHHRALTIEDVVLLSASGDPIAIGATAYDSVFEFFTISVPNNLTIGSEYTIVISYRGLMPTSWSGFYAVRYLNSEGNEVYYGSTQFEATEARRAFPCYDEIGRKSRFTIRITHSPSYSTISNMPATSENPTPNPDGSVTTEFQQTPLMSTYLVAFHVSDFAHVSSSATSVPQRIFTRPSVVNLTSRALHNSGIMLDAFSEHFGIDYVLPKMDAASLPEFGGAMENFGLITYSDYYMIFDDNVDGFVRQLTSVEGIAHEQAHQWFGNLVTPTWWTYTWMKEGFATLFHSFGVDWIYPDWTKRDYMLVESVHSMFQYEAYWGYNRPMTHYVEQPQEIDSLFDNVSYRKAASVLRMFLFAFGEETFMAGLRAYLVEHQFSDVTEEDLFDALENAVRNDGVFIPPTTNVTEIMSSWTRQAGFPFITVERSYSQATDQVTLTQYRYFNPPSPIDPIRTNYWVPYNYATSDNPGFNSSRATGWIPQQDTSITITVDSLDANDYFLLDTYAGGYYRILYDEQNYRLISDAMLRDPDHFHLTSKASLVENVREFFSTQELTMAPVMDVLRILENEVSYVAWYPVRNFLLEIDQMFSGHQNYPLFRDFLRTLIENLYDSVRVEDIPDEPILRKPARQLAVSLACDMGSVHCRSDALRQLRQLITTGGEFHQNVRQQIYCAALRSGNANDFNFVWNRMLQSANTNQRNEISRSLGCSTSRILTNRLLSSLLPSTNENNIEYRANEAYQVFRNVYQNGIFGLELTLDFVIENAIETYETFGVNGPNFIIDMASSIRRDDLTEKFRELLQIYLENGLVSQPVIYVVEEIMSERRDRLEQHGDVIDQWLLTNFA is encoded by the exons ATGGTCCTCCTAAAACTTTTCTTTGGCATTTTATCGGTTTCTCTGACTTTCGCCACGACCAACCATGATGTGATTTCACGAGGTGAAAAGCCGGAGCTTCGTCACGATAATTTCGAAACGTTCCGTTTGCCGAATGACACAAGAGCCCTTACTTATGATGTTAGCATTAGAACTTGGATCGATGAAGGCAATCTAACGTTTATTGGCACAGTTAGAATCGGAATAGTTGCTGAACAGTCCACCAACACGATAACTTTGCATCACCGTGCGTTAACAATCGAAGATGTTGTTCTATTATCAGCGTCCGGTGACCCAATTGCAATTGGAGCTACTGCTTATGATAGCGTATTCgaattttttacgatttctgTGCCGAATAATTTAACAATTGGAAGTGAATATACCATCGTTATCAGTTATAGAGGCCTCATGCCTACCAGTTG GAGTGGCTTCTATGCAGTTCGTTACTTGAATAGTGAGGGGAACGAGGTCTACTACGGGTCCACACAATTTGAGGCTACTGAAGCGAGACGTGCATTCCCGTGCTACGATGAGATTGGAAGGAAATCACGCTTTACCATTCGTATCACTCACAGCCCATCTTATTCAACTATATCAAATATGCCTGCAACGTCAGAGAATCCAACTCCGAA CCCTGATGGATCAGTTACAACG GAATTTCAACAAACGCCTTTAATGTCCACGTACCTTGTAGCATTCCATGTATCTGACTTTGCGCATGTATCCAGTTCGGCTACATCTGTTCCACAGCGAATTTTCACTCGTCCAAGTGTTGTCAATCTAACATCACGAGCACTGCATAACTCGGGAATAATGTTGGACGCGTTTAGTGAACACTTTGGAATAGATTACGTTCTGCCAAAAATGGATGCAGCAAGTCTTCCTGAGTTTGGCGGAGCCATGGAAAACTTTGGTTTAATCACTTACAG cGATTACTACATGATCTTTGATGACAATGTCGACGGTTTTGTGAGGCAATTGACATCAGTGGAGGGCATTGCTCATGAGCAAGCACATCAATGGTTTGGGAATTTAGTTACACCCAC GTGGTGGACATATACTTGGATGAAAGAGGGATTCGCGACATTATTCCATTCATTTGGTGTAGACTGG ATATATCCTGATTGGACTAAAAGAGATTATATGCTAGTGGAAAGTGTACACAGCATGTTTCAATATGAGGCGTACTGGGGCTATAATCGCCCTATGACACACTATGTGGAACAACCTCAAGAAATTGATTCGCTTTTCGACAATGTTTCGTACAGGAAAG CGGCAAGTGTCTTGCGAATGTTTCTGTTTGCATTCGGTGAAGAAACGTTTATGGCAGGCTTACGAGCGTATCTTGTCGAACA TCAATTCTCCGACGTAACCGAGGAGGATTTGTTTGACGCTCTAGAAAATGCTGTTAGGAATGATGGAGTTTTTATTCCACCAACTACCAATGTCACAGAAATCATGTCATCGTGGACCAGACAGGCCGGTTTTCCGTTCATTACAGTCGAACGTAGTTACAGTCAAGCAACAGATCAAGTTACACTCACTCaatatcgatatttcaatCCACCGAGTCCCATTGACCCAATCAGAACCAACTATTGGGTTCCCTATAACTATGCTACCAGTGACAATCCTGGTTTCAATAGTTCTAGAGCAACTGGCTGGATTCCACAGCAAGACACTTCAATTACGATTACCGTTGATTCGTTGGACGCCAATGATTACTTCCTGTTGGATACATATGCGGGCGGTTATTACAGGATTCTATACGACGAACAGAATTATCGACTCATTTCAGATGCTATGCTTCGGGATCCAGATCATTTTCACTTAACAAGTAAAGCTAGTTTAGTGGAGAACGTGCGTGAGTTCTTCAGCACGCAGGAATTGACAATGGCTCCAGTTATGGATGTGTTGAGGATATTAGAAAACGAAGTCAGCTACGTCGCCTGGTATCCAGTAAGGAATTTTTTGCTTGAAATCGATCAAATGTTTTCAGGTCATCAAAACTATCCTCTGTTTCGG gatttcCTTCGCACtctcattgaaaatttgtatgattCCGTTCGAGTCGAGGACATACCAGATGAACCAATTTTAAGAAAGCCTGCTAGGCAACTAGCCGTTAGCTTGGCATGCGACATGGGTTCTGTACATTGTCGTAGTGATGCATTAAGACAACTGCGACAATTAATTACAACCGGTGgagaatttcatcaaaatgtcAGGCAACAAATTTACTGTGCAGCACTTCGAAGCGGTAATGCGAATGATTTCAATTTCGTATGGAATCGAATGTTACAATCGGCCAACACTAATCAACGGAATGAAATTAGTCGATCGTTGGGCTGTTCCACATCTAGAATATTGACAAATCGACTTCTTAGTTCACTTCTGCCATcgacaaatgaaaataacattGAGTATCGAGCGAACGAAGCGTATCAAGTATTTCGTAATGTCTATCAAAATGGAATCTTTGGCTTAGAGCTGACATTGGACTTTGTGATCGAGAATGCGATTGAAACATACGAGACATTCGGTGTGAATGGACCGAATTTCATTATCGATATGGCTTCGTCGATCAGACGCGACGATTTAACTGAAAAA tTCCGTGAATTATTACAAATATACTTAGAAAATGGACTCGTATCACAGCCGGTAATTTATGTCGTTGAGGAAATTATGTCCGAAAGGAGAGATCGTCTGGAGCAGCATGGCGACGTAATTGATCAGTGGTTATTGACGAACTTTGCTTGA